A genome region from Tolypothrix sp. PCC 7712 includes the following:
- a CDS encoding flavin monoamine oxidase family protein — MADIDIAIIGGGVSGVYSAWRLKEAYPHKKIVVFEGSDRIGGRLLSVRPPGIKNMVAELGGMRILPGVQPLITKLIDKLNEILPAEQQIELYDFPVDQPENIAYLRGVYLRLSDFSNEPEKVPYYLSFLERGHSAGNIIINAIEQIVPGITDPNLNESQRRQMAQNASFGERPLWEQGFWNVLIRVISGEAYELGVDAGGYNSTLTNWNAADAIPWYLSDFGTNSKYKGFKKGFQEVPKSLAALFRSAEGVIELNKKIDGFDWKDGTFEVYIQNQKMTANSLILAMPRRSLDLLAPNSPPLLKIQDLIASVTPRPLFKLFTTYNNPWWLAAGVKSGRTVTDLPVRQTYYWPQDDGSAATDGSAMLMASYDDGTNIGFWDGLRPRRRQAWQKHKKVAEFVNNPFLGDRQKKSDSEWDKYVAPAPMVEEVARQLAKIHGLTYTPKVEAAAFRDWGDDPFGGGWNSWNIGVKSWEVKQKIIQPIADCSLYICGEAYSNAQGWVEGALETADMVLEHFGIAEL, encoded by the coding sequence ATGGCTGATATCGATATTGCGATCATTGGAGGTGGTGTATCGGGTGTTTACAGTGCATGGCGGCTCAAAGAAGCTTATCCACATAAGAAGATTGTTGTCTTCGAGGGAAGCGATCGCATCGGTGGGCGTTTACTGTCAGTGCGACCACCAGGCATCAAAAATATGGTTGCAGAGCTTGGCGGGATGCGTATTCTTCCAGGAGTACAACCCCTAATCACCAAACTCATCGACAAGCTCAACGAGATACTTCCAGCAGAGCAGCAGATTGAGTTATATGACTTTCCAGTTGATCAGCCTGAAAATATTGCTTATCTGCGTGGTGTTTATCTGCGGCTTTCCGACTTCAGCAATGAACCTGAGAAAGTGCCGTATTATCTCTCATTTTTGGAGCGCGGTCATTCAGCAGGCAACATCATTATCAATGCAATTGAGCAGATTGTCCCAGGAATCACCGATCCAAACCTGAATGAATCCCAACGGCGACAAATGGCGCAGAATGCCAGCTTTGGTGAAAGGCCACTATGGGAACAAGGTTTCTGGAATGTGCTAATCCGTGTCATCAGTGGCGAAGCCTACGAACTAGGTGTCGATGCCGGTGGCTACAACTCGACACTCACTAATTGGAACGCTGCTGATGCAATTCCCTGGTATCTCTCCGATTTCGGTACTAACTCGAAATATAAGGGTTTTAAGAAGGGTTTTCAGGAAGTGCCGAAATCATTAGCGGCGCTTTTCCGTAGCGCCGAAGGTGTGATTGAGCTAAATAAGAAGATCGACGGCTTCGATTGGAAAGACGGCACTTTTGAAGTGTACATCCAGAACCAAAAGATGACAGCAAATTCATTAATCCTGGCAATGCCGCGCCGCTCACTGGATCTGCTTGCGCCGAATAGCCCGCCTCTGTTGAAGATTCAGGATCTAATCGCCAGCGTCACACCGCGTCCACTCTTCAAACTCTTCACAACCTATAACAATCCGTGGTGGCTGGCAGCAGGGGTCAAATCTGGACGAACAGTTACAGACTTACCAGTGCGACAAACCTATTATTGGCCTCAAGATGACGGCTCGGCGGCAACTGATGGGTCGGCGATGTTAATGGCAAGTTATGACGATGGGACAAACATCGGCTTCTGGGACGGCCTGCGTCCACGTCGGCGACAGGCCTGGCAAAAGCACAAGAAGGTTGCAGAATTCGTGAACAATCCATTCTTAGGCGATCGCCAGAAAAAGTCTGATAGCGAGTGGGATAAATATGTGGCACCAGCGCCGATGGTTGAAGAAGTTGCACGCCAACTGGCAAAGATCCACGGTCTGACCTACACACCAAAGGTAGAGGCGGCTGCATTCCGCGACTGGGGCGACGACCCATTTGGCGGTGGATGGAATAGTTGGAACATCGGTGTCAAAAGTTGGGAAGTAAAGCAAAAGATTATCCAACCGATTGCTGATTGCTCACTATATATCTGCGGCGAAGCTTATTCAAATGCTCAGGGCTGGGTCGAAGGTGCTTTGGAAACAGCCGATATGGTGCTAGAGCATTTTGGCATTGCTGAACTATAG